Genomic window (Shewanella psychropiezotolerans):
AGTCTGAGCGATTCCACACCAATAGTGAACGGTAGTTGTCATAAATCAGGTATTTTCGACCCGAGGGGCCGTCTGGCATGATGAGAGACACAGACATATCATCCCTAGCTGGTAATGCACTGCCATCGAAGCGAGTGAGCCCAAGATTCGACCACTGTGAGAATGTCTTCTTCACCGTTAAGGAAGCGAGTTTGGCATCAAACTCTTGAGGAACTTTAACTTGTCGCCCCCAGGTTTCTTGATTTTTCCAGTCAGAGCTCTTTAGAAAAGCCGCTGCAGACGCCAACGCATCTAAGGTGTTATTCCAAATATCCTTGTTGCCATCTCCGTTACCATCTTGAGCATAATCAAGATACATACTGGGTGTAAACTGAATCTGTCCCATACTGCCGGTTCTCGACGCCCTGAGATCATCGAAAGCCATTTTCTTTTGGTCAAGAATTCTCAAGGCGGCGAAAAACTCATTTTTATATATGGAGGGTTCTTTACTTTCATAGGCTAAGGATGCGGTAACAGAAAGTACGGGGTAGCTAGTTAAATGGGCGCCATAATTGGATTCTATGCCCCACAGGGCTAAAATAAATCTGGGCTGAACCCCATACTTATCCCCCAAGGTTTCCAGCTCATCCTTGTGCTCCTTAAAAATGGCACGGGCTGTGATCACATTCGCGTCGGTTACTGTTGC
Coding sequences:
- a CDS encoding lytic murein transglycosylase; translated protein: MVLKKPRMWAMRLLVMPLLMMASPAVLANEPSNAGSFNEYLSQLKQEAIDLGIDKATIETAFPKIKRFKQSTPPKQDLNLPASLETYLPATVTDANVITARAIFKEHKDELETLGDKYGVQPRFILALWGIESNYGAHLTSYPVLSVTASLAYESKEPSIYKNEFFAALRILDQKKMAFDDLRASRTGSMGQIQFTPSMYLDYAQDGNGDGNKDIWNNTLDALASAAAFLKSSDWKNQETWGRQVKVPQEFDAKLASLTVKKTFSQWSNLGLTRFDGSALPARDDMSVSLIMPDGPSGRKYLIYDNYRSLLVWNRSDYFAISVTYLSERLKYPPIK